One region of Mesobacillus boroniphilus genomic DNA includes:
- a CDS encoding PAS domain-containing sensor histidine kinase produces MSSANMADEIQALKDKLAALERENSSLKEWKDKHQRAANDFSVQIPADGPATNFDERFIEDQGLLKNLFLETLDGIVFWGKCGKIIAANEATCKIFGLTHEEMLQHKISDFIYQKDEKYSEMKQIIYEKGALREEAFFLLPNGEKRLLEFTVKLNAGDGYHMTIVRDASDRYHMEQQLRKSEERFRRIFEGSIEGMILWDENCKNYEINPSGMAKLELEPEDLEERNFRKLFMNLGLAEELIEEKLQALLRKGRLDGRITIPYEEGRMKHFEYSVKHQLVDSLNLIVFKNITEKIEMEAQLHKSDTLNLLGELAAGIAHEIRNPMTALKGFIQLLENSTGDAYSLYFQVIKTELQRIDSIINEFLILAKPQSIKYEYTDISKIMNETAALLTAQAVLHDVQIKTIYDDDLPELMCEPNQLKKVFINIIKNAIEVMPKGGFVTATVGQAPGNRLHICIKDEGEGIPADKVKKLGEPFYTTKERGTGLGLMVSFKIIEEHGGTIEIESEVGHGTIFHIYLPITKETSD; encoded by the coding sequence GTGAGTAGTGCTAACATGGCAGATGAGATTCAGGCACTGAAAGATAAATTAGCCGCTTTAGAACGAGAAAATTCCTCTTTAAAAGAGTGGAAGGATAAGCATCAACGGGCAGCCAATGACTTTTCTGTTCAAATTCCCGCTGACGGCCCAGCAACAAATTTTGATGAAAGATTCATTGAAGACCAGGGTTTATTAAAAAACTTATTCCTAGAAACACTCGATGGGATAGTGTTTTGGGGCAAGTGTGGAAAAATCATTGCTGCAAATGAAGCAACCTGCAAGATTTTCGGACTTACTCATGAGGAAATGTTACAGCATAAAATTTCTGACTTCATTTATCAAAAAGATGAGAAATATAGCGAGATGAAACAAATTATCTATGAAAAAGGTGCGTTGCGTGAGGAAGCGTTTTTTCTGCTGCCAAATGGGGAGAAGAGACTGCTCGAATTTACTGTCAAGCTCAATGCTGGGGACGGCTATCATATGACAATTGTCCGTGACGCAAGTGACCGTTACCATATGGAACAACAGCTCCGGAAGAGTGAAGAACGATTCAGGAGAATTTTTGAAGGTTCGATTGAGGGAATGATTCTTTGGGATGAAAATTGCAAAAACTATGAAATTAACCCCTCTGGAATGGCGAAACTTGAGTTGGAGCCGGAAGACCTTGAGGAGAGGAACTTTCGGAAGCTTTTCATGAATCTTGGGCTTGCAGAAGAACTAATCGAAGAAAAGCTGCAAGCACTGCTTCGGAAAGGGAGGCTGGACGGAAGGATTACCATTCCATATGAAGAAGGCAGGATGAAGCATTTTGAATACAGTGTCAAACATCAATTGGTCGATAGCTTGAATCTGATTGTTTTCAAGAATATCACCGAAAAAATAGAGATGGAAGCCCAGCTGCATAAATCAGATACGCTTAATTTGCTTGGGGAGCTTGCAGCGGGCATTGCCCATGAAATCCGCAACCCAATGACCGCGCTAAAAGGTTTCATCCAGTTGCTCGAAAACAGTACAGGTGATGCTTATTCATTATATTTCCAGGTAATCAAGACTGAACTTCAAAGGATTGACTCGATCATCAACGAGTTTCTGATTTTGGCCAAACCTCAGTCTATAAAATATGAATATACCGATATTTCAAAGATCATGAATGAAACTGCTGCCCTCCTTACTGCCCAGGCAGTGCTCCATGATGTGCAGATCAAAACCATTTATGACGATGATTTGCCAGAGCTTATGTGCGAACCTAATCAATTAAAAAAGGTTTTTATCAATATTATAAAAAACGCGATAGAAGTCATGCCAAAAGGTGGCTTCGTGACTGCGACGGTCGGTCAAGCACCCGGGAACAGATTACATATCTGCATCAAGGATGAAGGCGAAGGAATACCTGCAGATAAGGTAAAAAAGCTTGGGGAACCTTTTTACACCACTAAGGAAAGGGGAACAGGCCTGGGGCTGATGGTTAGCTTTAAAATCATTGAAGAACACGGTGGCACAATCGAAATAGAGAGTGAAGTAGGGCACGGAACGATCTTCCATATTTATTTGCCAATAACCAAGGAAACGTCTGATTGA
- a CDS encoding pyridoxal phosphate-dependent aminotransferase, with protein MEFAQSDLLKSLPKQFFASLVQKVGAYTEKGADIINLGQGNPDQPTPQHIVEKLKQAADNPINHKYSPFRGLRSLKEAAAAFYKRQYGVDLDPEEEIAILFGGKAGLVEIPQCLLNPGDSILVPDPGYPDYWSGVELAKARMVTMPLREENGFLPDYTELSAGELDKAKLMFLNYPNNPTGAVADKEFFDRTIELARKNEICVVHDFAYGAIGFDGNQPQSFLQSKGAKDVGIEIYTLSKTYNMAGWRVGFAAGNKSVIAAINLLQDHMYVSLFGAVQEAAAEALLGSQECVAELNDLYESRRNILIDGLTNIGWQVTAPKGSFFAWLNVPEPFTSVEFADFLLEKAHIAVAPGVGFGEHGEGFVRVGLLTSEERLYEAVSRIESLGIFKK; from the coding sequence ATGGAATTCGCACAATCAGATTTACTGAAAAGCCTGCCCAAGCAGTTTTTTGCTTCACTCGTTCAAAAAGTGGGCGCGTATACTGAAAAAGGGGCAGACATTATAAACCTGGGACAGGGAAATCCTGACCAACCAACTCCACAGCACATTGTTGAAAAGTTAAAGCAAGCTGCGGATAACCCTATTAATCATAAGTATTCACCTTTCAGAGGATTGCGCTCGTTAAAAGAAGCTGCAGCAGCATTTTATAAAAGGCAGTATGGAGTCGATCTCGATCCAGAAGAAGAAATTGCCATCCTATTCGGGGGCAAGGCTGGCCTGGTAGAAATACCTCAATGCCTGTTGAACCCTGGAGACTCGATTCTTGTTCCTGATCCCGGCTACCCTGACTACTGGTCTGGAGTCGAACTGGCAAAGGCTAGGATGGTTACCATGCCACTCCGAGAAGAGAATGGCTTTCTGCCCGATTATACTGAATTAAGTGCGGGGGAATTGGATAAAGCAAAGCTGATGTTCCTGAACTACCCTAATAATCCTACAGGTGCAGTTGCCGACAAAGAATTTTTTGATCGGACAATCGAGCTGGCTCGAAAAAATGAGATTTGTGTAGTACACGATTTTGCCTATGGAGCAATTGGCTTTGACGGGAACCAGCCACAAAGCTTTTTACAGTCAAAAGGTGCTAAGGACGTAGGAATCGAGATTTATACTCTGTCAAAAACGTATAATATGGCTGGATGGCGTGTTGGGTTTGCTGCAGGGAACAAGAGTGTGATTGCTGCGATCAACTTGCTTCAAGACCATATGTATGTCAGCTTGTTTGGTGCAGTCCAGGAGGCGGCAGCAGAGGCTCTGTTAGGATCGCAGGAATGCGTTGCTGAGTTAAATGATCTATATGAATCGAGAAGAAATATACTCATTGACGGTCTTACGAATATTGGCTGGCAGGTGACTGCTCCGAAAGGCTCATTTTTTGCCTGGCTGAATGTGCCTGAACCGTTCACTTCGGTGGAGTTCGCGGATTTCTTGCTTGAAAAAGCACATATAGCTGTTGCGCCAGGTGTAGGGTTTGGTGAACATGGTGAGGGTTTTGTAAGGGTTGGCTTATTGACTTCCGAGGAGAGATTGTATGAGGCAGTAAGTAGAATTGAAAGCTTGGGAATTTTCAAAAAATAG
- a CDS encoding metalloregulator ArsR/SmtB family transcription factor, translated as MQLDRIVAFHKAMGDPTRIRIVALLANGPLHGQAIAGKLGLTPPTITHHIKKLRDINVIYERRDKNTIYFHLNESVIKQQAKTLGKLIEKKEGEMEAMIEQNIERQKVIENFLTKDGKLKNIPAQRKKKLMVFEYMVRGLKAGKKYPEKELNEYITKFHEDYATIRREFIINHYMYRENGIYELNPEEMWAKPE; from the coding sequence ATGCAACTGGACAGAATAGTCGCTTTCCATAAAGCGATGGGGGACCCAACAAGGATAAGGATTGTGGCGTTACTAGCCAATGGGCCGCTTCATGGACAGGCGATTGCAGGAAAGCTGGGCCTTACGCCTCCAACGATCACACATCATATCAAGAAATTGCGGGATATCAATGTCATCTACGAGCGCAGGGACAAGAATACAATTTACTTTCACTTAAATGAGTCAGTAATCAAGCAACAGGCGAAGACGCTTGGGAAGTTAATCGAGAAAAAGGAAGGGGAGATGGAAGCGATGATTGAACAAAATATCGAAAGGCAAAAGGTTATTGAGAATTTCTTGACGAAAGATGGTAAATTAAAGAATATTCCGGCACAACGAAAGAAGAAGCTGATGGTATTCGAATACATGGTTCGAGGCTTGAAAGCCGGGAAAAAATATCCGGAAAAGGAACTAAACGAATATATCACGAAGTTCCATGAGGACTATGCGACAATCAGAAGAGAATTTATCATTAATCACTACATGTATCGTGAAAATGGGATTTATGAATTGAACCCTGAAGAGATGTGGGCAAAACCAGAATGA
- a CDS encoding carbon-nitrogen family hydrolase: MKFKIACLQMDIAFGNPEQNYKKASELIDQANAQKHDIIVLPELWTTGYDLENLKNTADEKAQEAKVFLKDAAVKYNSHFIGGSVANKTEAGIENTLLVFDKNGEQAGIYSKLHLFKLMDEHLYLAAGKEKGLFSLEGHKFAGLICYDIRFPEWVRAHALHDVEAMFVVAEWPIQRLEHWRALLIARAIENQCFVIACNRAGSDPNNKFAGHSMVIGPWGDVIAEGGEEEEILLAEIDLEEVKEARGKIPIFADRRPELY, encoded by the coding sequence ATGAAATTTAAAATAGCATGCCTGCAAATGGACATTGCTTTTGGGAATCCTGAGCAAAATTACAAAAAAGCGTCTGAACTGATCGACCAGGCAAATGCTCAAAAGCATGATATCATAGTACTTCCCGAGCTCTGGACTACCGGATATGATCTGGAGAATTTAAAAAACACTGCAGATGAAAAAGCACAAGAAGCCAAAGTGTTTCTCAAGGATGCAGCCGTGAAATACAATTCCCATTTTATAGGTGGTTCTGTTGCCAATAAAACAGAAGCAGGCATTGAAAATACACTGCTTGTTTTCGACAAAAATGGTGAGCAGGCAGGAATATACAGCAAGCTTCACTTGTTCAAGCTCATGGATGAGCATCTGTATCTTGCTGCTGGAAAGGAAAAAGGGTTATTTTCTTTGGAAGGCCACAAATTTGCCGGGCTGATCTGCTATGATATCCGGTTCCCGGAATGGGTCCGTGCCCATGCACTACATGATGTTGAAGCGATGTTTGTTGTCGCTGAATGGCCAATCCAGCGTTTAGAACATTGGCGAGCATTGCTCATCGCCCGAGCGATTGAGAACCAATGCTTTGTAATAGCCTGTAACCGTGCTGGCTCAGACCCTAACAATAAATTCGCTGGCCATTCCATGGTCATCGGGCCATGGGGAGACGTGATTGCAGAGGGTGGAGAAGAAGAAGAAATCCTCCTGGCAGAAATCGATCTTGAGGAAGTTAAGGAAGCAAGAGGCAAAATTCCAATCTTCGCCGACCGCCGGCCTGAATTGTATTAA